Proteins from a single region of Echeneis naucrates chromosome 14, fEcheNa1.1, whole genome shotgun sequence:
- the pygma gene encoding glycogen phosphorylase, muscle form isoform X2 — MSKPLSDHERKKQISVRGLAGIENVAELKQNFNRHLHFTLVKDRNVATRRDYYFALAHTVRDHLIGRWIRTQQHYYEKDPKLGLDMEELEDMEEDAGLGNGGLGRLAACFLDSMASLGLAAYGYGIRYEFGIFNQKIVNGWQVEEADDWLRYGNPWEKARPEYMRPVHFYGRTEHHPDGVKWVDTQVVLALPYDTPVPGYRNNIVNTMRLWSAKAPCDFNLKDFNVGGYIQAVLDRNLAENISRVLYPNDNFFEGKELRLKQEYFVVSATLQDIVRRFKVSKFGCRDVVRTDFNKMPEKVAIQLNDTHPAMAIPELMRVLVDEEKLTWEMAWDICVRTCAYTNHTVLPEALERWPVDLFAHLLPRHLEIVYEINRRHLERVAAKYPGDHDRLRRMSLIEEGGQKRINMAHLCIVGSHAVNGVAQIHSDILKATIFKDFYEMEPHKFQNKTNGITPRRWLVMCNPGLAEVIAERIGEDYIRELDQLRSLRKYINDEAFIRDIAKVKQENKLKFSVHLEEHYKVKINPNSMFDIQVKRIHEYKRQLLNCLHIITYYNRIKKEPNKQWTPRTVMIGGKAAPGYHTAKMIIRLITAIGEVVNNDPVVGDRLKVIFLENYRVTLAEKAIPAADLSEQISTAGTEASGTGNMKFMLNGALTIGTMDGANVEMAEEAGEENLFIFGMRVDDVDALDRKGYNAEEYYNRLPELKQAIDQIAGGFFSPKQPDLFKEIVNMLMHHDRFKVFADYEDYIKCQEKVNALYKNPKEWTKKVIHNIAGCGKFSSDRTISQYAREIWGMEPTLEKLPAPDDKH, encoded by the exons ATGTCTAAACCATTGTCTGAccatgagagaaagaaacagatttcagtGCGAGGCCTCGCCGGTATTGAAAATGTTGCAGAACTGAAGCAAAACTTCAACAGACATCTCCACTTTACGCTGGTCAAGGACAGAAATGTAGCAACCAGAAGGGATTACTACTTTGCTCTTGCCCACACTGTGCGGGACCACTTGATTGGCAGGTGGATCAGAACCCAACAGCACTACTATGAGAAAGATCCCAAA TTGGGTCTGGATATGGAAGAATTGGAAGACATGGAAGAAGACGCTGGTTTGGGTAATGGTGGCCTGGGCCGTCTTGCCG CCTGTTTCCTGGACTCCATGGCTTCCCTGGGTCTGGCTGCCTATGGTTATGGTATTCGCTATGAATTTGGCATTTTCAATCAGAAAATTGTCAATGGCTGGCAG GTTGAGGAGGCTGATGATTGGTTGCGCTATGGCAACCCCTGGGAGAAAGCCCGTCCTGAGTACATGCGCCCTGTGCATTTCTATGGCAGAACTGAGCACCACCCTGATGGCGTCAAATGGGTTGACACTCAG GTAGTGTTGGCTCTGCCATATGACACCCCTGTCCCAGGATACAGAAACAACATTGTCAACACCATGAGGCTGTGGTCTGCAAAGGCCCCCTGCGACTTCAACCTTAAAGACT TCAATGTTGGTGGCTACATCCAGGCTGTTTTAGACAGAAACTTGGCTGAGAACATCTCCCGTGTCCTCTATCCCAATGACAAT TTCTTTGAAGGTAAAGAGCTCCGTCTGAAGCAGGAATACTTTGTGGTGTCTGCCACCCTTCAAGACATCGTCCGTCGTTTCAAGGTCTCTAAGTTTGGCTGCAGGGACGTAGTTCGCACAGACTTCAACAAGATGCCTGAGAAG GTTGCCATCCAGCTGAATGACACTCACCCAGCCATGGCTATTCCTGAACTGATGAGGGTTCTGGTTGATGAAGAGAAGCTTACATGGGAGATG gccTGGGACATCTGTGTGCGCACCTGTGCCTACACCAACCACACCGTCCTTCCTGAAGCTTTGGAGCGCTGGCCAGTCGACCTGTTTGCTCATCTGCTGCCCCGTCACCTGGAAATTGTCTATGAGATCAACCGTCGCCACCTAGAG AGAGTTGCTGCCAAGTACCCTGGCGATCATGACCGTCTGCGCCGCATGTCCCTCATTGAGGAAGGTGGGCAGAAGAGGATCAACATGGCCCACTTGTGCATTGTGGGTTCCCATGCTGTCAACGGCGTGGCCCAGATACACTCTGACATCCTCAAAGCAACGAT TTTCAAGGACTTCTATGAAATGGAGCCTCATAAGTTCCAAAACAAGACCAATGGCATCACTCCTCGCCGCTGGCTGGTCATGTGCAACCCCGGGCTGGCTGAGGTCATCGCAGAG AGAATCGGTGAGGACTACATCCGTGAGCTCGACCAGCTGAGGAGTCTTCGCAAGTACATCAATGATGAAGCTTTCATTCGTGATATTGCCAAAGTCAAGCAG gAAAACAAGCTGAAGTTTTCTGTGCACCTGGAGGAGCATTACAAGGTGAAGATCAACCCCAACTCCATGTTTGACATTCAAGTCAAGAGAATCCATGAATACAAGCGACAGCTGCTCAACTGCCTGCACATCATCACCTATTACAACC GCATCAAGAAGGAGCCCAACAAGCAGTGGACTCCAAGAACTGTCATGATTGGAGGCAAG GCTGCTCCTGGATACCACACGGCCAAGATGATTATCCGACTGATCACAGCTATCGGTGAGGTGGTCAACAACGATCCTGTCGTTGGAGATCGTCTGAAGGTCATCTTCCTGGAGAACTACAGAGTCACATTGGCAGAGAAAG CCATCCCTGCAGCCGACCTGTCTGAGCAGATCTCCACAGCTGGCACCGAGGCCTCTGGCACTGGCAACATGAAGTTCATGCTGAATGGCGCTCTGACCATTGGCACCATGGATGGAGCCAATGTTGAGATGGCCGAGGAAGCTGGGGAGGAGAACCTTTTCATCTTTGGCATGAGAGTGGATGACGTTGATGCACTTGACAGGAAAGG ATACAACGCTGAAGAGTACTACAACCGCCTGCCTGAGCTGAAACAGGCTATTGACCAGATTGCTGGAGGCTTCTTTAGCCCAAAGCAGCCTGACCTGTTTAAAGAAATTGTCAACATGCTGATGCATCATGACAG ATTTAAGGTTTTCGCTGACTATGAAGACTACATCAAATGCCAGGAGAAAGTCAATGCTCTTTACAAG AACCCCAAGGAATGGACCAAGAAGGTGATCCACAACATTGCTGGATGTGGCAAATTCTCCAGTGATCGTACCATTTCCCAATATGCTCGTGAGATCTGGGGCATGGAGCCAACACTCGAGAAACTTCCTGCCCCCGACGACAAGCACTAA
- the pygma gene encoding glycogen phosphorylase, muscle form isoform X1 translates to MSKPLSDHERKKQISVRGLAGIENVAELKQNFNRHLHFTLVKDRNVATRRDYYFALAHTVRDHLIGRWIRTQQHYYEKDPKRVYYISLEFYMGRTLQNTMVNLALENACDEATYQLGLDMEELEDMEEDAGLGNGGLGRLAACFLDSMASLGLAAYGYGIRYEFGIFNQKIVNGWQVEEADDWLRYGNPWEKARPEYMRPVHFYGRTEHHPDGVKWVDTQVVLALPYDTPVPGYRNNIVNTMRLWSAKAPCDFNLKDFNVGGYIQAVLDRNLAENISRVLYPNDNFFEGKELRLKQEYFVVSATLQDIVRRFKVSKFGCRDVVRTDFNKMPEKVAIQLNDTHPAMAIPELMRVLVDEEKLTWEMAWDICVRTCAYTNHTVLPEALERWPVDLFAHLLPRHLEIVYEINRRHLERVAAKYPGDHDRLRRMSLIEEGGQKRINMAHLCIVGSHAVNGVAQIHSDILKATIFKDFYEMEPHKFQNKTNGITPRRWLVMCNPGLAEVIAERIGEDYIRELDQLRSLRKYINDEAFIRDIAKVKQENKLKFSVHLEEHYKVKINPNSMFDIQVKRIHEYKRQLLNCLHIITYYNRIKKEPNKQWTPRTVMIGGKAAPGYHTAKMIIRLITAIGEVVNNDPVVGDRLKVIFLENYRVTLAEKAIPAADLSEQISTAGTEASGTGNMKFMLNGALTIGTMDGANVEMAEEAGEENLFIFGMRVDDVDALDRKGYNAEEYYNRLPELKQAIDQIAGGFFSPKQPDLFKEIVNMLMHHDRFKVFADYEDYIKCQEKVNALYKNPKEWTKKVIHNIAGCGKFSSDRTISQYAREIWGMEPTLEKLPAPDDKH, encoded by the exons ATGTCTAAACCATTGTCTGAccatgagagaaagaaacagatttcagtGCGAGGCCTCGCCGGTATTGAAAATGTTGCAGAACTGAAGCAAAACTTCAACAGACATCTCCACTTTACGCTGGTCAAGGACAGAAATGTAGCAACCAGAAGGGATTACTACTTTGCTCTTGCCCACACTGTGCGGGACCACTTGATTGGCAGGTGGATCAGAACCCAACAGCACTACTATGAGAAAGATCCCAAA CGGGTGTACTACATCTCCCTCGAGTTCTACATGGGCCGCACCCTTCAGAACACCATGGTGAACCTTGCCCTTGAAAATGCCTGTGATGAAGCCACGTACCAG TTGGGTCTGGATATGGAAGAATTGGAAGACATGGAAGAAGACGCTGGTTTGGGTAATGGTGGCCTGGGCCGTCTTGCCG CCTGTTTCCTGGACTCCATGGCTTCCCTGGGTCTGGCTGCCTATGGTTATGGTATTCGCTATGAATTTGGCATTTTCAATCAGAAAATTGTCAATGGCTGGCAG GTTGAGGAGGCTGATGATTGGTTGCGCTATGGCAACCCCTGGGAGAAAGCCCGTCCTGAGTACATGCGCCCTGTGCATTTCTATGGCAGAACTGAGCACCACCCTGATGGCGTCAAATGGGTTGACACTCAG GTAGTGTTGGCTCTGCCATATGACACCCCTGTCCCAGGATACAGAAACAACATTGTCAACACCATGAGGCTGTGGTCTGCAAAGGCCCCCTGCGACTTCAACCTTAAAGACT TCAATGTTGGTGGCTACATCCAGGCTGTTTTAGACAGAAACTTGGCTGAGAACATCTCCCGTGTCCTCTATCCCAATGACAAT TTCTTTGAAGGTAAAGAGCTCCGTCTGAAGCAGGAATACTTTGTGGTGTCTGCCACCCTTCAAGACATCGTCCGTCGTTTCAAGGTCTCTAAGTTTGGCTGCAGGGACGTAGTTCGCACAGACTTCAACAAGATGCCTGAGAAG GTTGCCATCCAGCTGAATGACACTCACCCAGCCATGGCTATTCCTGAACTGATGAGGGTTCTGGTTGATGAAGAGAAGCTTACATGGGAGATG gccTGGGACATCTGTGTGCGCACCTGTGCCTACACCAACCACACCGTCCTTCCTGAAGCTTTGGAGCGCTGGCCAGTCGACCTGTTTGCTCATCTGCTGCCCCGTCACCTGGAAATTGTCTATGAGATCAACCGTCGCCACCTAGAG AGAGTTGCTGCCAAGTACCCTGGCGATCATGACCGTCTGCGCCGCATGTCCCTCATTGAGGAAGGTGGGCAGAAGAGGATCAACATGGCCCACTTGTGCATTGTGGGTTCCCATGCTGTCAACGGCGTGGCCCAGATACACTCTGACATCCTCAAAGCAACGAT TTTCAAGGACTTCTATGAAATGGAGCCTCATAAGTTCCAAAACAAGACCAATGGCATCACTCCTCGCCGCTGGCTGGTCATGTGCAACCCCGGGCTGGCTGAGGTCATCGCAGAG AGAATCGGTGAGGACTACATCCGTGAGCTCGACCAGCTGAGGAGTCTTCGCAAGTACATCAATGATGAAGCTTTCATTCGTGATATTGCCAAAGTCAAGCAG gAAAACAAGCTGAAGTTTTCTGTGCACCTGGAGGAGCATTACAAGGTGAAGATCAACCCCAACTCCATGTTTGACATTCAAGTCAAGAGAATCCATGAATACAAGCGACAGCTGCTCAACTGCCTGCACATCATCACCTATTACAACC GCATCAAGAAGGAGCCCAACAAGCAGTGGACTCCAAGAACTGTCATGATTGGAGGCAAG GCTGCTCCTGGATACCACACGGCCAAGATGATTATCCGACTGATCACAGCTATCGGTGAGGTGGTCAACAACGATCCTGTCGTTGGAGATCGTCTGAAGGTCATCTTCCTGGAGAACTACAGAGTCACATTGGCAGAGAAAG CCATCCCTGCAGCCGACCTGTCTGAGCAGATCTCCACAGCTGGCACCGAGGCCTCTGGCACTGGCAACATGAAGTTCATGCTGAATGGCGCTCTGACCATTGGCACCATGGATGGAGCCAATGTTGAGATGGCCGAGGAAGCTGGGGAGGAGAACCTTTTCATCTTTGGCATGAGAGTGGATGACGTTGATGCACTTGACAGGAAAGG ATACAACGCTGAAGAGTACTACAACCGCCTGCCTGAGCTGAAACAGGCTATTGACCAGATTGCTGGAGGCTTCTTTAGCCCAAAGCAGCCTGACCTGTTTAAAGAAATTGTCAACATGCTGATGCATCATGACAG ATTTAAGGTTTTCGCTGACTATGAAGACTACATCAAATGCCAGGAGAAAGTCAATGCTCTTTACAAG AACCCCAAGGAATGGACCAAGAAGGTGATCCACAACATTGCTGGATGTGGCAAATTCTCCAGTGATCGTACCATTTCCCAATATGCTCGTGAGATCTGGGGCATGGAGCCAACACTCGAGAAACTTCCTGCCCCCGACGACAAGCACTAA
- the pygma gene encoding glycogen phosphorylase, muscle form isoform X3 yields the protein MSKPLSDHERKKQISVRGLAGIENVAELKQNFNRHLHFTLVKDRNVATRRDYYFALAHTVRDHLIGRWIRTQQHYYEKDPKKIVNGWQVEEADDWLRYGNPWEKARPEYMRPVHFYGRTEHHPDGVKWVDTQVVLALPYDTPVPGYRNNIVNTMRLWSAKAPCDFNLKDFNVGGYIQAVLDRNLAENISRVLYPNDNFFEGKELRLKQEYFVVSATLQDIVRRFKVSKFGCRDVVRTDFNKMPEKVAIQLNDTHPAMAIPELMRVLVDEEKLTWEMAWDICVRTCAYTNHTVLPEALERWPVDLFAHLLPRHLEIVYEINRRHLERVAAKYPGDHDRLRRMSLIEEGGQKRINMAHLCIVGSHAVNGVAQIHSDILKATIFKDFYEMEPHKFQNKTNGITPRRWLVMCNPGLAEVIAERIGEDYIRELDQLRSLRKYINDEAFIRDIAKVKQENKLKFSVHLEEHYKVKINPNSMFDIQVKRIHEYKRQLLNCLHIITYYNRIKKEPNKQWTPRTVMIGGKAAPGYHTAKMIIRLITAIGEVVNNDPVVGDRLKVIFLENYRVTLAEKAIPAADLSEQISTAGTEASGTGNMKFMLNGALTIGTMDGANVEMAEEAGEENLFIFGMRVDDVDALDRKGYNAEEYYNRLPELKQAIDQIAGGFFSPKQPDLFKEIVNMLMHHDRFKVFADYEDYIKCQEKVNALYKNPKEWTKKVIHNIAGCGKFSSDRTISQYAREIWGMEPTLEKLPAPDDKH from the exons ATGTCTAAACCATTGTCTGAccatgagagaaagaaacagatttcagtGCGAGGCCTCGCCGGTATTGAAAATGTTGCAGAACTGAAGCAAAACTTCAACAGACATCTCCACTTTACGCTGGTCAAGGACAGAAATGTAGCAACCAGAAGGGATTACTACTTTGCTCTTGCCCACACTGTGCGGGACCACTTGATTGGCAGGTGGATCAGAACCCAACAGCACTACTATGAGAAAGATCCCAAA AAAATTGTCAATGGCTGGCAG GTTGAGGAGGCTGATGATTGGTTGCGCTATGGCAACCCCTGGGAGAAAGCCCGTCCTGAGTACATGCGCCCTGTGCATTTCTATGGCAGAACTGAGCACCACCCTGATGGCGTCAAATGGGTTGACACTCAG GTAGTGTTGGCTCTGCCATATGACACCCCTGTCCCAGGATACAGAAACAACATTGTCAACACCATGAGGCTGTGGTCTGCAAAGGCCCCCTGCGACTTCAACCTTAAAGACT TCAATGTTGGTGGCTACATCCAGGCTGTTTTAGACAGAAACTTGGCTGAGAACATCTCCCGTGTCCTCTATCCCAATGACAAT TTCTTTGAAGGTAAAGAGCTCCGTCTGAAGCAGGAATACTTTGTGGTGTCTGCCACCCTTCAAGACATCGTCCGTCGTTTCAAGGTCTCTAAGTTTGGCTGCAGGGACGTAGTTCGCACAGACTTCAACAAGATGCCTGAGAAG GTTGCCATCCAGCTGAATGACACTCACCCAGCCATGGCTATTCCTGAACTGATGAGGGTTCTGGTTGATGAAGAGAAGCTTACATGGGAGATG gccTGGGACATCTGTGTGCGCACCTGTGCCTACACCAACCACACCGTCCTTCCTGAAGCTTTGGAGCGCTGGCCAGTCGACCTGTTTGCTCATCTGCTGCCCCGTCACCTGGAAATTGTCTATGAGATCAACCGTCGCCACCTAGAG AGAGTTGCTGCCAAGTACCCTGGCGATCATGACCGTCTGCGCCGCATGTCCCTCATTGAGGAAGGTGGGCAGAAGAGGATCAACATGGCCCACTTGTGCATTGTGGGTTCCCATGCTGTCAACGGCGTGGCCCAGATACACTCTGACATCCTCAAAGCAACGAT TTTCAAGGACTTCTATGAAATGGAGCCTCATAAGTTCCAAAACAAGACCAATGGCATCACTCCTCGCCGCTGGCTGGTCATGTGCAACCCCGGGCTGGCTGAGGTCATCGCAGAG AGAATCGGTGAGGACTACATCCGTGAGCTCGACCAGCTGAGGAGTCTTCGCAAGTACATCAATGATGAAGCTTTCATTCGTGATATTGCCAAAGTCAAGCAG gAAAACAAGCTGAAGTTTTCTGTGCACCTGGAGGAGCATTACAAGGTGAAGATCAACCCCAACTCCATGTTTGACATTCAAGTCAAGAGAATCCATGAATACAAGCGACAGCTGCTCAACTGCCTGCACATCATCACCTATTACAACC GCATCAAGAAGGAGCCCAACAAGCAGTGGACTCCAAGAACTGTCATGATTGGAGGCAAG GCTGCTCCTGGATACCACACGGCCAAGATGATTATCCGACTGATCACAGCTATCGGTGAGGTGGTCAACAACGATCCTGTCGTTGGAGATCGTCTGAAGGTCATCTTCCTGGAGAACTACAGAGTCACATTGGCAGAGAAAG CCATCCCTGCAGCCGACCTGTCTGAGCAGATCTCCACAGCTGGCACCGAGGCCTCTGGCACTGGCAACATGAAGTTCATGCTGAATGGCGCTCTGACCATTGGCACCATGGATGGAGCCAATGTTGAGATGGCCGAGGAAGCTGGGGAGGAGAACCTTTTCATCTTTGGCATGAGAGTGGATGACGTTGATGCACTTGACAGGAAAGG ATACAACGCTGAAGAGTACTACAACCGCCTGCCTGAGCTGAAACAGGCTATTGACCAGATTGCTGGAGGCTTCTTTAGCCCAAAGCAGCCTGACCTGTTTAAAGAAATTGTCAACATGCTGATGCATCATGACAG ATTTAAGGTTTTCGCTGACTATGAAGACTACATCAAATGCCAGGAGAAAGTCAATGCTCTTTACAAG AACCCCAAGGAATGGACCAAGAAGGTGATCCACAACATTGCTGGATGTGGCAAATTCTCCAGTGATCGTACCATTTCCCAATATGCTCGTGAGATCTGGGGCATGGAGCCAACACTCGAGAAACTTCCTGCCCCCGACGACAAGCACTAA